The genomic segment CGGTCACCGCCGCATCGAACTCGCCTTCCTGCACCGCCACCGCCGCGGCCGCGGTGGACGCGGCCGCCACCGGCCGCGCGTCCGGCAGGTTCACCTCCAGCCACTGGCGCACCTGGGCGAGCGCGTGCGGGTGGCTGGCGACCGTCCGGATCGGGGCGTCGTCCGTCCTGGCCAGCACGCTGAAGTGCACCGGGAGCAGCGCCTCGGCGACCGCCACCAGCAACTCCTGCTCGGCGAGGCCGTCCAGGGTCGCGGTGACCGGTCCCTCCACCGAGTTCTCCACCGGCACGCAGGCCGCGTCGGCCTCCCCCTTGCGCACCGCGGCCAGCGCCGCCGGGATGGTTTCCACCGGGAGCAGTTCGTCGTCAGCGGTCAACGTCCGGGCGGCCTGCTCGGTGAAAGTCCCCTGCGGGCCGAAATAGGCGATTCGAGACACCCCGTCAGGCTACGCAGGCCGGGCCCCCACTTTCACTCGCATAGCCGGTAGGCCGGGCGGTTACGCGTTCCGCCGTTTTTTGCGATGCTGGGGGCGTGACCGCACATCCGGGCACGCACACCAGCCGCCGGAGTTCGCCGGCCAGTTACTCCGCGAACAAACCCGAACTGGTGTTGTGTGCCGTCGAAGAGCCGCTCGCCCGTGCCTGGCGCCAGGTGGTGGACACAGTGGACGGTCCGATCCGGGTGCACCGGGGGTCGGTGCTGGACGTGCCTGCCCAGGCCGTGGTGAGCCCGGCGAACTCGCACGGCTGGATGCGCGGCGGGGTCGACGCGGTCTACTCGCTGGCCTTCCCCGAGGTGGAGCAGCGCGTGCGCAGCGCGGTGCTGGCCTACCACGGCGGTGAGGTGCCGATCGGCGAAGCGCTGGTGGTGCCGACCGGGCAGCTCGCGCCCGCCTGGCTGATCAGCGCGCCGACCATGCGCGAGCCCGGTGAGGGCCTGCCGCCGGACACCGTGCACCCGTTCCTCGCCGCCCGCGCGGTCTTCCGGCTGTGGCGCGACGGGCACTTCGAACACGGCGGCGAGGTCCGCCACGCCGTGGAGACCATCGCCATGCCCGGGCTGGGCACCGGCGTCGGCGGAGTGGCCCCCGACACGTGCGCCCGCCAGGTCGCCGCCGCGTGGACCGAGGTCTTCCCGGACTGACGACCAGCTCAGACCGGCATTCCCCGCACAACCCCGAGCGCGCCTCGAGCCGGGGTGGACTTCGTCACAGCGCGTTCGCCCTCGGTAAGCCCTACCGTTAGATCGACGTTGTCACCCACGTCGACATTGCGGCGCAGCAGCCGGCCTCGACGCCGAGGGGAGTGCGGATGCCACGGGTTCGTGAGCTCAGCCCCTATGTGGAGCTACACCGCGAGCAATGGCGGGAGCTGCGCAGATCCACCCCACTGCCGCTGACCGCGGCGGAACTGCTCCGCCTGCGCGGGCTCGGGGAGCAGGTCGACCTGGCCGAGGTGGCGGAGGTCTACCTGCCGCTGTCCCGGCTGATCAACCTGCAGGTCGCCGCCCGCCAGCGGCTCTACGAGGCGACCACCACCTTCCTCGGCGAGGACTGCCGCGGCACCAAGGTGCCGTTCGTGATCGGCATCGCCGGCAGCGTGGCGGTCGGCAAGTCGACCACCGCGCGCATCCTCCGCACCCTGCTCGCCCGCTGGCCGGACCACCCGCGCGTGGACCTGGTCACCACCGACGGGTTCCTCTACCCGCGCGTGGAACTGATGCGGCGCGGCATCATGCACCGCAAGGGCTTCCCGGAGAGCTACGACCGGCGGGCGCTGCTGCGGTTCGTCACCGAGGTCAAGTCGGGGGCCGAACGGGTCAGCGCCCCGGTCTACTCGCACCTGGCCTACGACATCCTGCCCGGTCAGGAGCAGGTGGTGGAGCAGCCGGACATCCTCATCATCGAGGGGCTCAACGTCCTGCAGCCCGGCCCGCGGCTGACCGTGTCGGACCTGTTCGACTTCTCCATCTACGTCGACGCGCACACCGGCGACATCGAACGCTGGTACGTCGAGCGGTTCCTGAAACTGCGCCACACCGCCTTCGCCGACCCGGCTTCGCACTTCCACCACTTCGCCGGTCTCCCGGACGACGAGGCCCGCGCGGAAGCCCGTCATTTGTGGCACACCATCAACGAACCGAACCTCATCGACAACATCAAACCCACGCGCCCCAGGGCCACCCTGGTGCTGCGCAAGGACGCCGACCATTCCATCAACCGCGTCCGGCTGCGAAAGTTGTAATTCGGCCGTCGAACACGGCAGAAATGACGCTGTGTTCGAGGGTATCGGCCGTTCGGACGAGGTGTTCGCAGGTGCACTAACCGGTTGGCCGATACCGGCGCGGACCTGCCGCGGCGACCCTGGAGGAGTAGGGAACACCCTGACCAGGGAGGAGGCGCGGCCATGTTCACGACCATCATGACCTGGGTCGGCGCGATGTTCGGTGTCGCGGTTCTGCTGGTGATGGCCGCCGGGGCGTTCGTCGTCGATTTCGACGACGCCGCCGACGACCGGAAAGCCAAAAAGCCCTGACCCGGTTTCAGCTGAGCCGGGTCAGCGCCCGCCGGTAGTTTTCGATATCGAGTTCCATTCCCCCATCGCTTTCCGGACTCGCGTTTTCCAGCAACACGGTCCGAAGCCGTTCCAATACGTGCTGCCGATCGACGCCTTGGTCCCGAAGGGCACGCGCGGCCGCCCAGACCTCGGGCGGATCGTTGTCCCACAGCTGGTGCACCACCATCGCCTTGGTGCCGAGCAGTTCGGCCGAGCCCGGGTCCAGCTCCTCGTTGGCGACTGCTTCGTGCAGCTCGGGGTGCTCGCCCAGCACCAGCAGCACCCGGTCGTCGAGGTCGTTCGGGTCCAGGTCGACCTCTTCGTCGCCGATCATGGTGCTCGCCTCGGGCAGCGCGAACTGACGGCGATCCAGCACCTCTTCGACGTCCTCGTCCTCGTCGACCCCGTCGAGGTACGGGTCGCTCCCCTCGAAGAAGCCCGTCGCGATTTCGAGCAGCTCGTCGAGCGCGTCCTCGGACAGCTCACGCTCGGCCGCCCGCCAGCGGATCCAGGCTTCCAGCAGCTCCGGTGACGCCTCTTCTGGCAGTTCGTCGGCCAGCAGGACCAGCAACTCGGGCCCGATGTGCATGGCCCAGCGCGGCTCGACCTGCCTGGAGAACTCCACCAGCCACTCGACCAGCTCGCGGTGTTCCTCGTCGTCCTCGATGTCCGGGTTCGCCGCGAAGAACCGGCGCGCCGCGGCCTCGACGTCGACCTCCGGGTCCTCGATGTCCGGCGGCGGGTCGCCGAGCAGCCGCTGCCGCGAGATGAGCAGGCCCTCCAGGATGGCGTGCTCGGGCAGCCAGGTGTGAGTGCGCACGATGGCGTGGGCGAGCTGGCGGCGCGCCACCGAGCCGGACACCCGCTCCAGGGTGTCCTCCTCGACCAGGTTCGCGCGCAGTTCGGCGAGCACGTCGGCGGGGTTCTCGACCAGCTCCAGCTCGTCGATCTCGCCGCCGAGCCCGATCCCCACCAGCAGGCCGTGGTCCGGCTCCCCGGCCCGCTCGAACACGCACAGCAGCAGGTGTTCCTCGTCGAAGCGGTCGCGGCACAACCAGCACGCGCCCGCCTGCGCGCGGCCGACCACGTCCGTCCACGGCGGCGGCTCGACGCCCGCGGCCATCAGCTCGCGCAACGCCGCGTCGGCCTCGGACTGGGCCTGCCCGTCGACGGCGAACACCCGCAGCGTGGCGAGCAGGTTCGCGGCACCGGGGCCCGGGTGGCGGCGCGCGTGGGCGATGAGGTCGAGCAGTTGCCGCTCGACGGACTTCTCCCCCGGCCCGGCCCGCCACACGGCCGCTTCGGAGCCCAGCACCTCGACCTCGAGCAGGTCGGCCGTCGGCTCCAGCGCCGCGAACTCGGCCAGGATCCGCCGGTGCGCGCTGTTTTCCGCGGCGGCCGCGGACGACTTCTTGCGGCCACCGGCGGGCTTCTTCTTGCGACCACGGCTCACGGGGCTCATGCGGTCATCGTGTCACGCGGGACCGACGAACTCAGCGCTGGGCTTTCGGCAACGCGATCCGCGCGTTGCGGATTTCCGCGATCAACCGGGTTTTCCGCTTGTGTTCCTCCAGGAGCACGGTCAGGTATTCGCCGAACTCTCCAGCGACACCGGCGCGCCGGTACAACCCG from the Amycolatopsis magusensis genome contains:
- a CDS encoding macro domain-containing protein, with the translated sequence MTAHPGTHTSRRSSPASYSANKPELVLCAVEEPLARAWRQVVDTVDGPIRVHRGSVLDVPAQAVVSPANSHGWMRGGVDAVYSLAFPEVEQRVRSAVLAYHGGEVPIGEALVVPTGQLAPAWLISAPTMREPGEGLPPDTVHPFLAARAVFRLWRDGHFEHGGEVRHAVETIAMPGLGTGVGGVAPDTCARQVAAAWTEVFPD
- the coaA gene encoding type I pantothenate kinase, with protein sequence MPRVRELSPYVELHREQWRELRRSTPLPLTAAELLRLRGLGEQVDLAEVAEVYLPLSRLINLQVAARQRLYEATTTFLGEDCRGTKVPFVIGIAGSVAVGKSTTARILRTLLARWPDHPRVDLVTTDGFLYPRVELMRRGIMHRKGFPESYDRRALLRFVTEVKSGAERVSAPVYSHLAYDILPGQEQVVEQPDILIIEGLNVLQPGPRLTVSDLFDFSIYVDAHTGDIERWYVERFLKLRHTAFADPASHFHHFAGLPDDEARAEARHLWHTINEPNLIDNIKPTRPRATLVLRKDADHSINRVRLRKL